The Roseofilum capinflatum BLCC-M114 genomic sequence ATTCTTCTGGATGGTTTATTTTCATTAATCAACTTTATTGTCACCTTTTTGTCCTTGCATGTTTCCCGTTTAATTCGGCGACCGGATGACCAATATTATCCCTTTGGGTATGCCATTTTTGAACCCATTTTTAACATGAGTAAGGGATTACTCATGTTGGTAATTTGTATCTTTGCTCTGGTTTCCGCCATAAGTGCGATTGTGGATGGGGGATATCCCGTATCTGCTGGCATAGCCATTTGGTATGCTTTAATTGCAGCAACCGGCTGTATGGCGATCGCCGTTATTCAACGCAAGCTTGCCCAAAAAAGTGGCTCTCCCTTATTGGAAGTGGATGCGAAAAGCTGGTTTATCGATGGCTTACTCAGTGGAGCCGTCGCTTTAGGGTTTATTATCGTCATGTTTGTGCAAAAAACGCCCCTGGCTCCATTTACTCCCTATGCTGACCCCACCTTGGTGATTATCCTGGTTCTAGCAGCAGGTTCTATGCCCATAGGTATCATTAAATCCAATTGGTATCAAGTCGTGGGTAGAGTCGATGAGAGCAATCTTCAGGCTCAAGTTCTCAGGTTAGTCAATCCCATTTTAGAAACAGAATCAATCACAAACTATCATATCCGTCAAGGTTGTTTGGGGCGATTAGTTTATGTACAATTCTATTTCGTTTTTCCCTCAACTCAAGAACTTCATTTAATGGAACAAGATCGTCTTCGCACTCTCCTTTATAATACATTGAGGGCAGAGTTTCCTTATCTTGCTGCCGATTTTATTTTTACCACAGATCCAATTTGGCTCAGACGGGCTATTACACCAGACGATCGTCAGTATTAAACCTATATTGGTTTAGAAAGTCTGATTGAGCCAGTCATTTGTCTATTAAGCATCATTGTTTCTTTAACAATACCTTCGCCAAAACCAAAAATGCCTTGATTCATAGGTTGGGTTGAGGAACGAAACCCAACAAACCTGATTCTTTCGTTAGCGATAAAACTCCGTTTTCGGCTGTCGCCGACATGAAACGCTTCGCGATCGCGGGCTGTAACAACGGAAATTCGTTAGAATTTCCAAGAGTGACAGAAGAGGGCTATTCCCCATTCCCCATTCCCTTAACTCGCTTTCACTCGCATCAACACCTGTCCAAACTCAACCGGTTGGGCATTTTCCACCAAAATTTCCACCACCTCTCCAGAAACTTCCGCCTCCAGCTCATTCATCAACTTCATCGCCTCAATAATACACACCGTATCCCCCACCCGAATGCGAGCGCCCACCTCTGTAAATGGCGGCTCATCCGGAGCTGGAGCGCGATAGAACGTACCCACCATCGGCGACTTAATCTCTTCTAACTTTTGCTCTAGAGGAGGAGGAGACGGTTCACTCGCTGGAGAAACGACTGGAGCCTGTTCTGTAGGGGGAGGAACTGGAGTTTGGACGACTGGGGGAGAGACTGCAACCTGAGATACACTCTGTAGAGTTCCCGTTTCTCCCTTACGAACCGTCAACTCAAAGGTATCACTCTTTAAGGTCAATTCAGCAATATCTGTTTGACCTAAAGTAGTAATTAATTCACGCAGTTCGTCAAAGTTCAAATTCACAGTTTCTTCACCCTTTCTCTAGATGTTTAGAATATAATATGGCAACCACAAAGGCGATTATTTTTCTCTACCTAAATAGCTATCGTCGCGGGTATCGATTTTAATTTTTTCACCAATAGAGATAAATAAAGGAACCATCACCTGAGCGCCCGTTTCCACAGTGGCCGGTTTCGTTCCTCCTGTGGCTGTATCTCCTTTCACCCCTGGGTCAGTTTCAGTCACTTCTAAAACCACCGAATTCGGCAATTCGACTTCTATAACTTGCTCGCCCCAAGAGACGACATTAACATCCATACCTTCTTTGAGATACTTAACGCGATCGCCAATTTGATCTTCATTCAGGCGACTCTCTTCATAGGTCTCCATATCCATGAACACAAACTGATCCACATCTCGATAAGTAAATTGCTTTGTCCGCTTCTCCAGATTCGCTTGAGGAACCGTTTCACCGGCGCGAAATGTGCGCTCAACCACACTTCCGGTTTGAGCATTCTTCAGCTTAGTGCGTACAAAGGCAGATCCCTTACCTGGCTTAACGTGCAAGAACTCGACCACCCGCCACACACTGCCATCAAGTTCAATGGTCACGCCCGTTCTAAAATCATTGCTCGAAATCATAAAACGCTGGGTTGATATAGATTATGCGATCGTTGGCATCCTATTTTAACCTCCGTTGGGCCATTTCCCGATCTTCTTTTTCTTTAGAGAGGGGAAGAGGGGCTGATGGGTGATGGGTTCTTCCCCATCTCCCCATCTCCCCATCCCTAACGGGTGACTCTAGGCAAACGATGCTTAAAGCTACATAAAATTTCCCAAGAAATCGTTTCTAGAATTGTGGCCCAATGATCGGCAGTAAACTGATGGCCTCCATCTTGTCCTAAAAGGGTGACGACTTCACCGACTTGCAGATCTTGAACATTGCTCACATCAAGCATTAATTGATCCATGGTGATGGCTCCCACTTGGGGAATGCGTTGCCCTCGAATGCCGACTTGTAGTTTATTGGAGAGGTTGCGGGGAACACCATCGGCATAGCCAATACCGACGACGGCAATCGTCATATCCTGGGGCGCAATATATTGATAGCCATAACTCACTCCTGTACCCGCAGGAATTGTTTTAATTTGAGTCACTCGCGCTTTAACTTGCATGACGGGTTTGAGGTTGAGAATTCCTTGTAGATGGGGCGCGGGATAGAGTCCATAGGTAGCGAGTCCGACGCGCACCAGGTCATAATGACAGGTGCGATCGCATAAAGTAGCCGCAGAATTGGCTAAATGGAGTTTCGGTAACGGTAACCCCATGGCTTGAATTTCGGCGATCGCCGCTTCAAAGCGCTGATGCTGTTGGTTCATAATCTGGGGATCTGGACTATCGGCCGTTGCCAAGTGGGAATAGACGCTGCCAATCTGGAGATAGGGAAGATGGGAAACCCGTTGGTAAAATTCAGCCCCTTCTTGCCACGAAATCCCTAAACGGGACATTCCCGTATCCAGTTTTAGGTGAACCGTGAGGGTTTGTTGCAGTGCGCTCAGGGTTTCCGAGACAATTAAGGCTTGTTTGGCACTACAGAGAGTCGGTTGTAACCCCCAATGGGCGATCGCCTGGATTTGTTCAGGAGTATTAACCGCGCCTAAAATCAGAATCGGGGCTTCGATTCCCGCTTCCCGTAATTGTATCCCCTCTGGAATAGTTGCCACTCCTAACCAACTTGCCCCCGCTTCCAGAGCCGTTTCTGCAACGGCGATCGCCCCATGACCATAGGCATCAGCTTTCACAACCGCCATTAACTGGCACTTCTGGCTCAAATGCTGTTTCAGTTCTCGCACATTATGGGCGATCGCCCCTCGATCGATTTCCACCCAAGCCCGTTCTCGTAAAGGAACACTTAGCCCGCTCTCTGGTAACGATGAATCCTTCCATTTCAGGTTGACCGACGATGTTTGATTATGCATATCTACTCCCACAGACCACACCAAATTTATCCCACACTGTATCCGGAGTTCCGGATTCCTACAAGAGGAAATGGGTGAGGATGAACTCAGGATCTTAACCCCGGAAAAAAATTTGGGATCGGGGGTTGACAGATCCAAAAACCTTAGTTAGGATAATTAAGGTGAATAAAACAAGCCCCCATCGTCTAGAGGCCTAGGACACCTCCCTTTCACGGAGGCGACAGGGATTCGAATTCCCTTGGGGGTATAGAGAATATCATAAAAAGGAGAGAGTCGTAAACAGCTCTCTCCTTTTTGCGTCAGATGAGTCAACAATCGATTACCAGGGACTACTAATCATCGTAAAGGCAGCCCAATAATAGGGAGCAGAAAAATCCCGAATCTCCTCATCCGTTAATTCTGGTGGCAAAGGAACAGAACCACGGGAGAGCAGCAGGCGATCGCCTTCAATTTGAATCTCCCCTCGCAGCATTTTTAACTGGGCTTGTCGTAGAGCCTCTGCCTTCGTCGGAGCCGTTCCTAATTGCCGATAAAATTCACCCATCAGAGCCAACGTGGCCGAATCATTGACATTCCACAAACTTCCTAGAGCCGATTTTACCCCTGATTTCAGAGCTAACCCAGCAAAACCCAATTCTGCGCGATCGTCGCCGATCGCCGTGCGGCAAGCACTCAGTACCAGTAACTCTAAAACCGAATCCCCCCAATTCACCCCACCCATCTCATTTAACCCCAGTTTGCCATCCCAAAATTGAATATAAGACTCCTTGGGTTCACCCGGACGGAATACCGCATGGGTGGCTAAATGCACCACATTCGGTTGTAAAGAGGCAATCTCTTGCTCTAACTTATAACGGGTAAACTCTTGATTGAGAAAAGAGTGTCCGTCCCATTGGTGTTGGGGCGATCGCTCAACCCGCAGTTCCTGCAAAATCGTTTCCAATTCCGTCGGCACAGCAGGGAGAGGATTGAGTTCTTCAAACTCAGAAGCCCCCATAGCCAGAATATCTCCAGGCTGAAAATCCACATACTCCGCCTGAATTAAATTGAACGCTGGAATCCGAGTAGAACTATAGTTCTCTAACAGGAACTGCTCGCCATCGTAAAGGGCTGATAACGGTAGACTTCGCACTCCATTCCCCAAACAAAACAGGATGGTATCAATCCCTTCAGCTTGCAAATAATCGGCCTCCAACGGTTCGATTATCCATTCATGAAGCTGCTTGGCTGCTCGCAAACTTCCTAGAGTCGGTGAACTGTGTATTTCTAGATGAAACCGAGTGACTACACGACGCAGAACGTCATCGGGAACTTCATACAAGTCTCGGACGACCGGTTCTCCTTTTGAGGTAATTAATACCAAGTGTAGATGATCGCCTTTAGGAATCACCCAGAGAACAGCAGGATTCGTTCCCGTTTCTTCTCCAATTCGTGCCAAAGTTAAAGCAATGTCTTCAGGAGGTTGGGTGACCTCAGCGAGATCTTCACCAAAATAGGTCTCAAATTCTTGTTCTAAACCCCGTTCCATAGAGAGAATTTGATCGCTCAAGGTTTGAGCTACTGCCGGTAGAGCGCTCAAACTAGCAATAGCCAACGCCAACCCGTAACCGGTAACTCTCCTGAGCCAGGGCGCAAACCTTGAAAAGTTGGTATCGATTGAAAGGGTTTTAATCAAGTGTGACATACATAAATTGTTAATTGTTCTGCTTTTACGTCCGAGTAACACCATTCCCTATTCCCTGGAGCTGCTATATTGCTGTTGCAAAAGCTCTGTTGCTCGATCGCTCGGCAAAGGTTTAGCCCAGAAGTATCCTTGACCCAATTCACAGTTGAGCAACCTCAAGGCTTCTGCGTCTTCTTGGGTTTCCACTCCTTCGGCGATGATATCCATACCTAAAGTATGACCGAGGGAAACAATCATGCGAACAATCTCCCGGTCTTCGTGACTCGCTCCCATTTTCTGTACAAATGACTTATCGACCTTGAGAGTATCAATGGGAAAACGACGCAGGTGACTTAAAGATGAATACCCCGTGCCAAAATCGTCCAGGCCGAGTTTACAACCGAGAGATTTAATTCGCAACATCAAATCGATCGCCTCTTCCACATCTCCCATCACCATACTTTCGGTAATCTCAAATTTAAGATTTGACCCCTCAATTCCCACTTCTCTAATGATTCGCGCCAGGTCTTGAGATAAATTGGGTTGCTCAAATTGGCGACCTGAGAGATTAATACTAACCATGGGCGGATGTTGGGGACATAGCTGTTGCCAGTATGCAGCTTGATGGCAGGCTTGTTGACAAATCCATTCACCCAAGGGCAGAATCAATCCGGTTTCTTCCGCTAAGGGAATAAACTTAAAGGGAGAAACAAAGCCTTGGCGCGGATGTTGCCAACGGATCAGCGCTTCAAATCCGGCAATTTTTTCAGTTTTCAGGTCAACAATCGGCTGGTAATAGAGGACAAATTCCTGAGCAGCAATTCCCTGACGCAAGTCGCTTTCCAAGGTAAAGCGATCGACGACTTCTTCAAGCATTCCTGCCGAAAAAACTTGGTAGCGCTCTTTTCCCAAGGCTTGAGCGCGATACATAGCTGTATGGGCATCCCGGAGTAAGTTTTCCGGGGTGTAGTGCTGCTCCCTTTCGGTCATGGCAATGCCAATACTGAGGGTAATGGCGACGGATTGTTGATGGAGGAAAAAAGACTCTGACAAGGCCTGTTGCAGGCGATCGGCCAAGTAAGTTAATTCCTGTTGTTCTGAAGACTGAAGGATTACGGCAAATTCAGCATGACTCACCCGTGCCAGTTGGGCCGAGCGGGGTAAGGCTGCCTTTAAGCGCGTGGTGACCTTGAGTAATAGACGATCGCCTATCAACGGCCCTAAACTCTCATCAATCCTCTCAAAGCGATCGAGGCTCAGAAACATTACCCCTACAGTTGAGGGCATGTTTAGGGTGCGAGTGAGCGATCGCCCTAGATGATGCAAAAATGCTTCTCGATTGAGTAATCCGGTTAAGGAGTCATAGTGGGTGACATGGAGCAACCGATACGCTAGGGTTAAGCCAAAGGCTGCTACCAAGGCCAAGCCTGGCTCAACCACGGGAATCCAGATGGTTGTCAGGGTAAAGAGTCCCCACCCCACTGAGCCAATAATGGCCAGTCCTAGCATGGCAGACCCTGCTAAGGTTAGAGGATGGGGCGATCGCCAAGCCAGCAAGGTTCCCGTAACAATCCAAACCCATAGCCACAGCAGTTCTACCCACTGCGGCCAAAAGCGAAACCGCCGTTCTCCACCCAAGGCAATATCCAACAGTTGACTGGT encodes the following:
- a CDS encoding cation diffusion facilitator family transporter, translated to MSNSHIFEEKAIKLGMIGTLGMAVLGFGFSILTQSEAILLDGLFSLINFIVTFLSLHVSRLIRRPDDQYYPFGYAIFEPIFNMSKGLLMLVICIFALVSAISAIVDGGYPVSAGIAIWYALIAATGCMAIAVIQRKLAQKSGSPLLEVDAKSWFIDGLLSGAVALGFIIVMFVQKTPLAPFTPYADPTLVIILVLAAGSMPIGIIKSNWYQVVGRVDESNLQAQVLRLVNPILETESITNYHIRQGCLGRLVYVQFYFVFPSTQELHLMEQDRLRTLLYNTLRAEFPYLAADFIFTTDPIWLRRAITPDDRQY
- the accB gene encoding acetyl-CoA carboxylase biotin carboxyl carrier protein, producing MNLNFDELRELITTLGQTDIAELTLKSDTFELTVRKGETGTLQSVSQVAVSPPVVQTPVPPPTEQAPVVSPASEPSPPPLEQKLEEIKSPMVGTFYRAPAPDEPPFTEVGARIRVGDTVCIIEAMKLMNELEAEVSGEVVEILVENAQPVEFGQVLMRVKAS
- the efp gene encoding elongation factor P; this encodes MISSNDFRTGVTIELDGSVWRVVEFLHVKPGKGSAFVRTKLKNAQTGSVVERTFRAGETVPQANLEKRTKQFTYRDVDQFVFMDMETYEESRLNEDQIGDRVKYLKEGMDVNVVSWGEQVIEVELPNSVVLEVTETDPGVKGDTATGGTKPATVETGAQVMVPLFISIGEKIKIDTRDDSYLGREK
- the alr gene encoding alanine racemase; this translates as MHNQTSSVNLKWKDSSLPESGLSVPLRERAWVEIDRGAIAHNVRELKQHLSQKCQLMAVVKADAYGHGAIAVAETALEAGASWLGVATIPEGIQLREAGIEAPILILGAVNTPEQIQAIAHWGLQPTLCSAKQALIVSETLSALQQTLTVHLKLDTGMSRLGISWQEGAEFYQRVSHLPYLQIGSVYSHLATADSPDPQIMNQQHQRFEAAIAEIQAMGLPLPKLHLANSAATLCDRTCHYDLVRVGLATYGLYPAPHLQGILNLKPVMQVKARVTQIKTIPAGTGVSYGYQYIAPQDMTIAVVGIGYADGVPRNLSNKLQVGIRGQRIPQVGAITMDQLMLDVSNVQDLQVGEVVTLLGQDGGHQFTADHWATILETISWEILCSFKHRLPRVTR
- a CDS encoding CHAT domain-containing protein yields the protein MSHLIKTLSIDTNFSRFAPWLRRVTGYGLALAIASLSALPAVAQTLSDQILSMERGLEQEFETYFGEDLAEVTQPPEDIALTLARIGEETGTNPAVLWVIPKGDHLHLVLITSKGEPVVRDLYEVPDDVLRRVVTRFHLEIHSSPTLGSLRAAKQLHEWIIEPLEADYLQAEGIDTILFCLGNGVRSLPLSALYDGEQFLLENYSSTRIPAFNLIQAEYVDFQPGDILAMGASEFEELNPLPAVPTELETILQELRVERSPQHQWDGHSFLNQEFTRYKLEQEIASLQPNVVHLATHAVFRPGEPKESYIQFWDGKLGLNEMGGVNWGDSVLELLVLSACRTAIGDDRAELGFAGLALKSGVKSALGSLWNVNDSATLALMGEFYRQLGTAPTKAEALRQAQLKMLRGEIQIEGDRLLLSRGSVPLPPELTDEEIRDFSAPYYWAAFTMISSPW
- a CDS encoding putative bifunctional diguanylate cyclase/phosphodiesterase, which codes for MGKLKAKNGLAITSTKPYIVRVMGHSVIISSAILTTLFVGLQQWGGLELLELAVFDRFTRLEADAVPDPRMAIVSITEEDLHRYRWPLSDEILAQTLAKLQTYQPRVIGLDLYRDLPTPPGTSKLETQLQAPNLIAITEIVGGIPAPPNVEAERIGFNDLTLDIDGVLRRGLLFVPTPEQDYYSFALRVSLAYLKPNDIHFRYSSDALFLGEIPLIPLEPTSGGYQTADTRGYQILLDYRGRRRVAPTLSLSQLLSGEVDPAWVRDKVVLVGTAAASLKDQVYTPYSADEDTFQMSGVTIHAQITSQLLDIALGGERRFRFWPQWVELLWLWVWIVTGTLLAWRSPHPLTLAGSAMLGLAIIGSVGWGLFTLTTIWIPVVEPGLALVAAFGLTLAYRLLHVTHYDSLTGLLNREAFLHHLGRSLTRTLNMPSTVGVMFLSLDRFERIDESLGPLIGDRLLLKVTTRLKAALPRSAQLARVSHAEFAVILQSSEQQELTYLADRLQQALSESFFLHQQSVAITLSIGIAMTEREQHYTPENLLRDAHTAMYRAQALGKERYQVFSAGMLEEVVDRFTLESDLRQGIAAQEFVLYYQPIVDLKTEKIAGFEALIRWQHPRQGFVSPFKFIPLAEETGLILPLGEWICQQACHQAAYWQQLCPQHPPMVSINLSGRQFEQPNLSQDLARIIREVGIEGSNLKFEITESMVMGDVEEAIDLMLRIKSLGCKLGLDDFGTGYSSLSHLRRFPIDTLKVDKSFVQKMGASHEDREIVRMIVSLGHTLGMDIIAEGVETQEDAEALRLLNCELGQGYFWAKPLPSDRATELLQQQYSSSRE